A stretch of Macadamia integrifolia cultivar HAES 741 chromosome 7, SCU_Mint_v3, whole genome shotgun sequence DNA encodes these proteins:
- the LOC122084324 gene encoding subtilisin-like protease SBT1.7 produces the protein MEKTKMLRLPLLMGFLLLVSVAALEEQLKMEKTTYIVHMAKSQMPATFDEHAHWYASSLESVSDSAEMLYTYDNVIHGFSTRLTDQEAKSLEGLPGILAILPQVRYELHTTRTPLFLGLDRNDGFIPQSDSTGEMIVGVLDTGAWPESQSFDDKGLGAVPSNWKGQCEVGKNFNFSSCNRKLIGARFFSKGYEATLGPIDETKESKSPRDDDGHGTHTSTTAAGSVVEGASLFGYAAGAARGMAARARVATYKVCWLGGCFSADILAGMDKAIEDGVNVISMSLGGGMTDYYRDSLAIGAFSAMERGILVSCSAGNAGPSSFSLSNVAPWITTVGAGTLDRDFPAYVTLGNGKNFSGVSLYSGKPLSDSLLPLIYAGNASNFSNGNLCMKGTLIPSKVAGKIVLCDRGVNARVQKGTVVKEAGGVGMILANTEANGEELVADAHLLPASAVGQSDGDIIKRYLSSDANPTATITFAGTKVGIQPSPVVAAFSSRGPNSITPDILKPDVIAPGVNILAGWTGAAGPTGLAVDTRRVGFNIISGTSMSCPHVSGLAAMIKAVHPDWSPAAVRSALMTTAYNTYKTGAMIQDIATGKASTPFDHGSGHVDPVSALDPGLVYDLAVEDYIGFLCALNYSQVQFTLLARRNFTCDPSKKYSVTDLNYPSFAVPFETAIEGGGASASATSVVKHTRTLTNVGSPATYKVSVSSETRSVKIAVQPESLTFSSPNEKKTYTVTFTTPSMPSGTTSFARLEWSDGKHIVGSPIAFTWT, from the coding sequence ATGGAGAAGACGAAGATGCTGAGACTTCCGCTCCTTatgggttttcttcttctagtgTCTGTGGCTGCACTAGAAGAGCAGCTGAAGATGGAGAAGACAACCTACATCGTCCACATGGCCAAATCCCAAATGCCGGCGACGTTCGACGAGCACGCACACTGGTACGCTTCGTCTCTGGAATCGGTGTCCGACTCGGCGGAGATGCTCTATACATATGACAACGTCATCCATGGCTTCTCCACTCGGCTCACGGACCAAGAGGCTAAATCACTCGAGGGCTTACCTGGGATCCTCGCGATCTTGCCTCAAGTGAGATACGAACTTCACACTACTCGGACTCCCCTGTTTTTGGGGCTCGACAGGAACGATGGGTTCATTCCTCAATCTGACTCAACCGGAGAAATGATAGTCGGAGTTCTTGACACTGGTGCGTGGCCTGAAAGCCAGAGCTTCGATGACAAGGGACTTGGGGCCGTGCCCAGTAATTGGAAAGGCCAGTGTGAGGTAGGTAAGAACTTTAACTTTTCCAGCTGTAACCGGAAATTGATCGGCGCGAGATTTTTTTCCAAAGGTTACGAAGCTACCCTGGGTCCCATTGATGAAACTAAAGAATCCAAATCGCCGAGAGATGACGATGGACACGGAACCCACACATCGACTACGGCGGCCGGATCAGTCGTGGAAGGCGCGAGCCTCTTCGGTTACGCTGCTGGTGCTGCACGCGGCATGGCGGCGCGTGCTAGGGTTGCTACTTACAAGGTTTGCTGGCTAGGTGGTTGCTTCAGTGCCGACATTCTAGCTGGCATGGATAAAGCCATCGAAGATGGCGTTAACGTGATCTCCATGTCTCTGGGCGGTGGGATGACCGATTACTACAGAGACAGTCTCGCCATCGGAGCTTTTTCGGCAATGGAGCGAGGCATTTTGGTGTCTTGCTCCGCCGGAAATGCTGGTCCCTCTTCGTTCAGCTTGTCCAATGTCGCACCATGGATAACCACTGTTGGTGCTGGGACCTTGGATCGTGACTTCCCGGCGTACGTTACTCTCGGCAACGGAAAGAATTTCTCCGGTGTGTCTCTCTACAGTGGGAAACCCTTGTCTGATTCTTTACTACCGCTTATCTATGCCGGCAACGCGAGCAACTTTTCGAACGGGAATCTTTGCATGAAGGGTACATTGATACCGTCAAAAGTCGCCGGAAAGATCGTGTTGTGCGATCGGGGGGTCAATGCTAGGGTTCAGAAAGGAACCGTTGTCAAAGAAGCCGGTGGGGTAGGGATGATTCTGGCGAACACTGAGGCTAATGGGGAAGAATTGGTGGCCGACGCACATCTATTGCCGGCGTCCGCCGTAGGTCAGAGTGACGGGGACATCATAAAGCGCTATCTATCCTCGGATGCCAATCCGACAGCCACGATCACTTTCGCAGGCACGAAGGTAGGGATTCAACCTTCACCGGTGGTGGCGGCTTTCAGCTCCCGTGGGCCAAACTCGATCACGCCGGATATACTGAAGCCGGACGTAATCGCGCCAGGAGTAAACATTTTAGCTGGTTGGACCGGTGCCGCGGGACCCACAGGATTGGCTGTCGACACGAGACGCGTAGGATTCAACATCATATCAGGTACGTCGATGTCATGCCCACACGTGAGCGGTCTTGCTGCGATGATCAAAGCGGTGCACCCTGATTGGAGTCCCGCAGCCGTCCGATCAGCTCTAATGACAACCGCCTACAACACCTACAAGACTGGCGCAATGATACAAGACATCGCAACCGGAAAAGCATCTACACCGTTCGATCACGGATCCGGACACGTTGATCCTGTCTCAGCCCTCGATCCTGGTCTCGTCTACGACCTTGCGGTCGAGGATTACATAGGCTTCCTTTGCGCTTTAAACTATAGCCAAGTCCAGTTCACACTCCTGGCGAGGAGGAACTTCACGTGTGATCCAAGTAAGAAGTATAGCGTCACTGATCTTAATTACCCATCTTTCGCTGTCCCCTTTGAGACAGCAATTGAAGGCGGTGGTGCCAGTGCGAGTGCGACGAGCGTCGTCAAGCATACGCGGACGCTGACGAACGTGGGCAGCCCTGCAACATACAAGGTGTCTGTGTCTTCAGAGACGAGGTCGGTTAAGATAGCCGTTCAGCCTGAATCTTTGACTTTCAGTTCCCCAAACGAGAAGAAGACATACACGGTGACGTTCACTACGCCTTCGATGCCTTCGGGGACGACCAGCTTCGCTCGTCTTGAATGGTCGGACGGGAAGCACATTGTGGGTAGCCCGATTGCATTTACTTGGACGTGA